Part of the Lolium rigidum isolate FL_2022 chromosome 6, APGP_CSIRO_Lrig_0.1, whole genome shotgun sequence genome, tgaaacttgatttTATGATATCTAATTTCATACTTTCTACTGACATGCGTAAAGGTAATTATCAAAGAGGCATATTGTAAACCATAATAATGTCTAAAAGATCACTCTTTAGAGTGAATTCCACTCGGTACTCCCAAAGATCACTCTTTATGACAATGAGGATTGAGGGCCCATTTAAGAATTTTGTCACCAATGTACACCCCTACGATACAGAAGCTGGTGACTGAACTTTTTTCAATAATGTACGTTTGGTGATTGAATTTATTTCAATAATGAAATAAAGGCCGTATGTATTACTTTGATATAGATGCTGGGTTATATCCCCCCTTTCGAAAAAATGTGCACCCCTATGAAACTTGCTGACACAACATGCCCCATTTATCATTCTTCGCTAAACTGACACAGAGTCTTTATACATCAAACTGACGAAGCTTGGTATGTAGATATGAATACACTTACTAGGTACCCATCGAACTAATATATCTCTACCAATCGCAGATGCAGCCTATGCAGTGACCAAAAGGACACCGTAATAATTTGGATGCAAAGTCATGATATGGACTGAAAAACAGGATCTTTTCTATGCAACAGTACTTAAGTGTAGGAAATTGCAATGCTGCATGCACATTAGCAACGTTTTACTTTTTGGGTCCGTTAACAGTGAGATaaatctctttttttttattaaaGAGTCAGCTTTGGAAAAGATGTCAGCTGATGTTGCTCGAGAAAAGACGAAGAAATTATGTCATTTAATAAATTATTTTCTTGCTTTGTTTTCAGATATTTCATTGTAATTGATGACATTCAGACACAAGATAAGTGGAAAACTATCAAATCAGCTTTTCCTGATGATAAGGACATTAGCAGCAGAGTATTGGTGACGACGACTATCCAGTCAGTTGCCATAGACTGCTGCTCCGTTAAAGGAAATGTGCACAGAATAAGGAGATTAAATGAGAAGTGTTCGGAGCAATTGTTCTCCAATAAATCTTGCCCAGATACACATAAAAATTATCGGCAGCCTGCTGCAGCAACAGCAATTCTGAAGAAATGTGACGGCCAGCCACTTGCTCTTGTTACAATTGGCGAGTTCTTGAAATCAAAGGGTTGGCCATATGAATCTGTCTGCGAAGATGTATGTAATGACATACGTTATCATCTGCAGAACGGAGAGACCTTCGAAGATATGCGGCAGGCACTGATGCGTAACTACGCCAGTCTAAAAGGCCATGACCTCAGAGCCTGCTTGCTATATTTTGTCATGTTCCCGAGTGACTATCCCATCAAAAAGAAAATCTTTTTGAGGCGATGGTCAGCTGAAGGTATTGTAGAAACCGAAGCTTCATGTAATGCCTTGAAACAAGCTGCTAGAAATTTCGACGAGCTCATGGACCGGAACCTCATTGAACCTATTCATGTAAGCAGCAATGATAACGTGAAGACTTGCCAAACTTATGGCATGATGCGTGAGTTCATTTTGCAGTTGTCCATCTCCCAGAACTTTGTGACTTTGTTTAATGATGATAACAAGAAAGATGGTGAATACTTCCGCCGGCtttctctccatcataatactgcTGAAGATGGTGACAGTTTCGGAGATATTGATTTATCACTTGTCCGGTCTCTGACAATCTTTGGGAAGGCATGTGAAACTGTACTTGACTTCAGTAAGTATAAACTGCTGCGAGTACTGGATCTTGAAAATTGTGATGATTTGAAGGATGGTCATCTTGAAGGCATATGCAATCTGCTGCTGCTGAAATATCTGAGCCTTGGGGGAAGTGTTACCATACTTCCAGCAGATATCGCAAAACTGGAACATTTGGTGGTACTTGATGTAAGGAAAACAGAGGTACATATGCTGCCTGTGGAAGTCTTTTTGTTGCCCTGTTTAATGCACATATTTGGACAGTTTAGGCTTTCAGGTGACTTCTATACAAAGActgttttcctcagaaagaagacAGGGACTGAAGTACAGAAGTTTCTCTCAGAAGGAAAAAGTAACATCGAAACACTAGCAGGATTTCTCACAGACGGAAGCGAAGGGTTTCTTCAGCTAATGGGCCATATGAATAAACTGAGAAAGGTGAAAATTTGGTGTAAGCCATCTGCAAGTACAACTGAGTGGAATGATCTTACAAATGCCATTCAACAGTTCATTCATACGAAAAAGGAGGAAAATAATGATACTACACGCTCTTTGTCGCTTCGTTTCGATGAATGCTCTGAAAAATTCCTAGATGCCATAGGAGGACACTGCTATCTCAGCTCTCTGAAATTGCATGGCAACATGACCAAGTTGCCTCTGTTTGTTGTTTCAGTTCAGGGTCTCAGGGAGTTATGCCTTAAGACTAGGACTAAACTTACAACTGGTCTTCTTGAAACCTTGAGTAATCTGGGATACCTGCAGTATTTAACACTTATTGCTCATGGCATTGAGGAGTTCATCATTGAAGTTAAGGCACTGCCCAGGCTTGTACGCCTTTGTTTGGAGCTAAAATGTCCAACATTCCCCACAATCAGACAAGGAGCTTTGGCCTACCTCGTCACACTTCAGCTTCTCTGTAAAGATCTAAATGACCTTTCTGGCATCAATATCGAGTGTTTTAAACTTCTTGAGGAGGTCACTCTTCATCCTGGAGTTAGTAAAGAAACCCAAAAAAAATGGGAAAAGGTCGCTAAGAAGCACCCAAATGGGCCAAAAGTCATGTTGCTCCGATCAGGTGGTACAGCAGAAAGCTCAAATGATCAACCGAATTCTGCTTTCGATACAAGTCTTTTAGAGGTTTCTCCTGATTTGCATGAGTTGTCGAGCGTCATATTAGTGCCTTGACGaggatcttgattgttgatgcagCATCTCGGCTGGTCAGTTTTTTCCATTAATGTCTCTGTCATTTACTACTTGTCTTTGATATTTGTCCTTCCAACAAACATCACTAACACATATTGACAAATCATGATGAATGATGCTATAGGGGATATATAAATACAAATTATGGAGCTTATGCTTGTTATTCTTCCATATATGATTGTTcattaatttgttttttttttgaaaaaaaagacATGTTTATCCCTCCCAACATAGGTGATTGTTCAGAACAGGCTTTGTAATACAGTGTTCACACGGATTTTTTTTCCCTGAACATTGTGATTTTGTAATAGTTTTAATTTTTTGCATTCTTATGTACTTACACTGGAGTCTGCTAAATGCAAGTAGAGTTTTTCTATTTGAACCACACAGGAAATACTCCACTGGTTTGAGAATAGATTTCAATTACCAAAAAAAATTTCATGCCTGACTAGGGATAAGGAGttacatttttcgataaagaaaatatattaatatcagaagatacaaattacacacagcctctgcaaca contains:
- the LOC124659626 gene encoding disease resistance protein RGA4-like, producing MEAALLSGSIKVMLPKLFSLVEKIYNRDKDIKRDMESLKKELPMIMSTIDEEIPKQKQGHLAVLRFWIDDLRELSHGIEDCIDSLLYYATQKQQASYLQKSSRSPKALMTKLQFGQKLRLLEQLAEDAEGQRKQLKVISIVGCWGLGKTALAADVYNAETGSERFEKHAWVCAALKPPGEVLLDLFRKLNSDAYQGCTILDTSNVGQLCANVRKLLAKKRYFIVIDDIQTQDKWKTIKSAFPDDKDISSRVLVTTTIQSVAIDCCSVKGNVHRIRRLNEKCSEQLFSNKSCPDTHKNYRQPAAATAILKKCDGQPLALVTIGEFLKSKGWPYESVCEDVCNDIRYHLQNGETFEDMRQALMRNYASLKGHDLRACLLYFVMFPSDYPIKKKIFLRRWSAEGIVETEASCNALKQAARNFDELMDRNLIEPIHVSSNDNVKTCQTYGMMREFILQLSISQNFVTLFNDDNKKDGEYFRRLSLHHNTAEDGDSFGDIDLSLVRSLTIFGKACETVLDFSKYKLLRVLDLENCDDLKDGHLEGICNLLLLKYLSLGGSVTILPADIAKLEHLVVLDVRKTEVHMLPVEVFLLPCLMHIFGQFRLSGDFYTKTVFLRKKTGTEVQKFLSEGKSNIETLAGFLTDGSEGFLQLMGHMNKLRKVKIWCKPSASTTEWNDLTNAIQQFIHTKKEENNDTTRSLSLRFDECSEKFLDAIGGHCYLSSLKLHGNMTKLPLFVVSVQGLRELCLKTRTKLTTGLLETLSNLGYLQYLTLIAHGIEEFIIEVKALPRLVRLCLELKCPTFPTIRQGALAYLVTLQLLCKDLNDLSGINIECFKLLEEVTLHPGVSKETQKKWEKVAKKHPNGPKVMLLRSGGTAESSNDQPNSAFDTSLLEVSPDLHELSSVILVP